In the genome of Sciurus carolinensis chromosome 3, mSciCar1.2, whole genome shotgun sequence, one region contains:
- the LOC124980268 gene encoding uncharacterized protein LOC124980268 isoform X1 codes for MGALERDALSAAMLNPQGTHCPLPGKRPGTSRPAPKGRRTSEAYVQFCAGRGCARIAAGHPPRRGFKCVPALDTTALRVSSSLPSPVPGFRVPHYPGDLSPASPPRWAARSGLESRRQRAPRCHNLDPTLPPPGPTPEGLLRAQRRSSAGKRSLASSPRCSKWTRESAGSGSSCAFADRPCFTQEMQLPPKSCLPLPPKAPRRAGNDSEDVEKGQASREKPEAFITTWRKGSHR; via the exons ATGGGAGCCCTGGAGAGGGATGCGCTGTCCGCGGCGATGCTAAATCCCCAGGGAACGCACTGCCCCCTCCCAGGCAAGCGCCCGGGGACTAGCCGCCCCGCCCCGAAAGGACGAAGAACTAGCGAGGCCTACGTCCAGTTCTGCGCTGGGCGCGGGTGCGCTCGGATTGCGGCGGGTCATCCGCCCCGTCGCGGGTTCAAGTGCGTTCCCGCCCTAGACACCACCGCTCTGCGAGTGAGTTCTTCCCTGCCCAGCCCCGTTCCCGGGTTCAGAGTGCCCCACTACCCTGGGGACCTCTCCCCCGCCTCCCCGCCGCGCTGGGCCGCCCGCTCGGGTCTCGAATCCCGGCGCCAACGCGCGCCGCGCTGCCACAATCTAGACCCAACTCTTCCTCCGCCGGGGCCCACGCCTGAGGGTCTCCTCCGAGCCCAGCGTAGAAGTTCCGCCGGGAAAAGAAGTCTGGCTTCCTCTCCACGCTGCTCCAAGTGGACTCGGGAATCGGCAGGAAGTGGCTCGAGCTGCGCCTTTGCCGACCGCCCTTGCTTTACTCAAGAAATGCAGCTTCCACCCAAGTCTTGTCTCCCCCTTCCCCCGAAAGCCCCGCGCAG GGCTGGAAATGATTCTGAAGACGTAGAGAAAGGCCAAGCCTCGAGAGAGAAGCCTGAAGCCTTTATCACCACATGGAGAAAGGGCTCTCACAGATAA
- the LOC124980268 gene encoding uncharacterized protein LOC124980268 isoform X2, translating to MGALERDALSAAMLNPQGTHCPLPGKRPGTSRPAPKGRRTSEAYVQFCAGRGCARIAAGHPPRRGFKCVPALDTTALRVSSSLPSPVPGFRVPHYPGDLSPASPPRWAARSGLESRRQRAPRCHNLDPTLPPPGPTPEGLLRAQRRSSAGKRSLASSPRCSKWTRESAGSGSSCAFADRPCFTQEMQLPPKSCLPLPPKAPRSCLARLLLFLLCL from the exons ATGGGAGCCCTGGAGAGGGATGCGCTGTCCGCGGCGATGCTAAATCCCCAGGGAACGCACTGCCCCCTCCCAGGCAAGCGCCCGGGGACTAGCCGCCCCGCCCCGAAAGGACGAAGAACTAGCGAGGCCTACGTCCAGTTCTGCGCTGGGCGCGGGTGCGCTCGGATTGCGGCGGGTCATCCGCCCCGTCGCGGGTTCAAGTGCGTTCCCGCCCTAGACACCACCGCTCTGCGAGTGAGTTCTTCCCTGCCCAGCCCCGTTCCCGGGTTCAGAGTGCCCCACTACCCTGGGGACCTCTCCCCCGCCTCCCCGCCGCGCTGGGCCGCCCGCTCGGGTCTCGAATCCCGGCGCCAACGCGCGCCGCGCTGCCACAATCTAGACCCAACTCTTCCTCCGCCGGGGCCCACGCCTGAGGGTCTCCTCCGAGCCCAGCGTAGAAGTTCCGCCGGGAAAAGAAGTCTGGCTTCCTCTCCACGCTGCTCCAAGTGGACTCGGGAATCGGCAGGAAGTGGCTCGAGCTGCGCCTTTGCCGACCGCCCTTGCTTTACTCAAGAAATGCAGCTTCCACCCAAGTCTTGTCTCCCCCTTCCCCCGAAAGCCCCGCGCAG CTGCCTGGCCAGActacttctcttcctcctttgccTTTGA